In a genomic window of Anoxybacter fermentans:
- the rph gene encoding ribonuclease PH has product MERIDGRKWDQLREVRITRNFTKYAEGSVLIETGNTKVICTASVEEKVPGWLRGQDQGWITAEYSMLPRSTHVRSPREARGKISGRTMEIQRLIGRALRSVVDLNKLGEHTIILDCDVIQADGGTRTASITGAFVALVDAIKWMIDNDKLTESPINNFLAATSVGIVDGQPLLDLCYEEDCNAHVDLNIVMSGDGKIIEIQGTGEEAPFTRDELNQLYELGEKGIMELIEYQKAVLGELTYLIRPKDGDNLVHKDDVETFLIEGE; this is encoded by the coding sequence ATGGAACGTATTGATGGCCGTAAATGGGATCAATTGAGAGAGGTACGAATTACCAGAAATTTTACAAAATATGCAGAAGGTTCTGTTCTTATTGAGACAGGAAATACAAAAGTAATCTGTACAGCTTCGGTAGAAGAAAAAGTACCTGGCTGGCTTAGAGGTCAGGATCAGGGCTGGATTACTGCTGAATATTCTATGCTTCCTCGTTCAACTCATGTCCGGAGTCCCAGAGAGGCAAGGGGAAAAATTAGCGGTAGAACTATGGAGATTCAACGGCTAATTGGACGGGCTTTGCGATCGGTAGTTGATTTGAATAAATTGGGTGAACATACAATCATACTTGATTGTGATGTAATCCAGGCAGATGGAGGAACCAGGACTGCTTCTATTACAGGAGCTTTTGTTGCTTTAGTAGATGCTATTAAATGGATGATTGATAATGATAAGCTCACTGAAAGCCCGATTAATAATTTCCTGGCTGCAACCAGTGTGGGAATTGTTGATGGTCAACCACTCCTTGATCTCTGTTATGAGGAAGACTGTAATGCTCATGTAGATTTAAATATTGTGATGAGTGGAGATGGCAAGATTATTGAAATACAGGGGACTGGAGAAGAAGCTCCTTTTACCCGGGATGAGTTAAATCAGCTTTATGAACTGGGAGAAAAGGGAATAATGGAGCTGATTGAATATCAAAAAGCTGTTTTAGGTGAACTTACATATTTAATCCGACCTAAAGATGGAGATAATCTGGTTCATAAGGATGATGTTGAGACTTTTTTGATAGAAGGTGAATAG
- a CDS encoding XTP/dITP diphosphatase, which translates to MEKIVIASRNPYKVQELKALLKDESIQVLSLNHFPEIPEVVEDGKTFKENALKKAREICKATQLPTLADDSGLEVDLLDGAPGVYSARFAGPDATDADNNRKLLELLKDHPDLNERTARFKSVIALVLPDGRERVVEGSCEGLLLTEPRGQGGFGYDPLFYLPEYNATFAELPMEVKNRISHRGKAFCSIIEEIRKLK; encoded by the coding sequence ATGGAAAAAATTGTTATTGCTAGTCGGAATCCCTACAAAGTCCAGGAACTAAAAGCCCTTTTAAAAGATGAGTCAATTCAGGTGTTATCTTTAAATCATTTTCCTGAAATACCAGAAGTGGTCGAGGATGGGAAGACTTTTAAGGAAAATGCTTTAAAAAAAGCGAGGGAGATCTGTAAAGCTACTCAGCTTCCTACTCTGGCAGATGATTCAGGGTTAGAGGTGGATTTATTAGATGGTGCGCCGGGTGTTTATTCGGCGCGCTTTGCTGGCCCTGATGCAACGGATGCCGATAATAATAGAAAATTGCTTGAACTTTTAAAGGACCATCCTGACTTGAACGAGCGAACTGCCCGTTTTAAGTCAGTTATAGCTCTGGTATTACCAGATGGGCGTGAAAGGGTGGTAGAAGGAAGTTGTGAAGGCTTGTTGCTTACAGAGCCCAGGGGCCAGGGAGGATTTGGATATGATCCGCTTTTTTATCTGCCGGAGTATAATGCTACTTTTGCAGAATTACCTATGGAAGTTAAAAACAGAATTAGCCACCGGGGCAAAGCTTTTTGCTCTATTATAGAGGAGATTAGGAAATTAAAATAA
- a CDS encoding alanine-tRNA synthetase second additional domain-containing protein, producing MIAGFAHSTYFAPRGKERLMFLGHSLSQRYLHPNDHLIGLIGVAGAGKSLLIRGMFPGLTLTNDDEGINIRPLPLLEDYQKGKFQSHTYHVDARFEAAFTQPWKLAEAVQKAVIKNKRVVVEHFDLLESHLNINPDLLIGIGEEVLVTRPGVFGPTAKEIAQIVFKSIDLRRMSHTAEDLTSMVIEDMGYERPPFHSDVKSGFVLEFEKKPDFSLDEVERRVLEYIEKDIPVCYLDEEHIKLGDRQYFCTGPRIHVRKTGDIKGFKLIKEFKYNPREKLYLLAGLVGKDEEHSQFKLSKL from the coding sequence ATGATCGCAGGTTTTGCACATTCTACATACTTTGCTCCCAGAGGTAAAGAACGACTAATGTTTTTAGGACATAGTTTAAGTCAGAGATATTTACACCCTAATGATCATCTTATAGGATTAATCGGTGTAGCAGGAGCAGGCAAGTCTCTTTTGATCCGCGGGATGTTTCCAGGACTTACATTAACCAATGATGATGAAGGGATTAATATCCGCCCATTACCTTTGTTAGAAGATTATCAGAAAGGTAAATTTCAGAGCCATACCTATCATGTGGATGCCCGTTTTGAAGCAGCTTTTACTCAACCCTGGAAACTGGCAGAGGCGGTTCAAAAAGCTGTGATTAAAAATAAGCGGGTGGTGGTTGAACATTTTGATTTGTTAGAATCCCATCTTAATATTAATCCCGATTTATTAATAGGTATTGGGGAAGAGGTATTGGTTACACGTCCTGGGGTATTTGGCCCTACTGCAAAAGAGATTGCTCAAATTGTTTTTAAATCCATTGATCTCAGGCGAATGTCTCATACTGCGGAAGATTTAACTTCTATGGTTATTGAAGATATGGGCTATGAACGCCCGCCATTTCATAGTGATGTAAAAAGCGGTTTTGTCTTGGAATTTGAGAAGAAACCTGATTTCAGTTTAGATGAGGTTGAAAGACGGGTTTTAGAATACATTGAAAAGGATATTCCAGTCTGTTATTTAGATGAAGAACATATTAAACTGGGAGACCGGCAATATTTTTGTACCGGTCCTAGAATTCATGTCCGAAAGACAGGCGATATAAAGGGGTTTAAATTGATAAAAGAGTTTAAATATAATCCACGTGAAAAGCTCTACTTGTTAGCTGGTTTAGTTGGGAAAGATGAAGAACATAGTCAATTTAAGTTAAGTAAATTGTAA